The following are from one region of the Halobacteriovorax vibrionivorans genome:
- a CDS encoding outer membrane beta-barrel domain-containing protein, with translation MIFVLFLTFLTMKTFAAETDLYNFSWLDKDKEIYVLQNRKFKKVNRFYVSGGFGKTLSGAFVDSTSLQLRAGYFFHEEWGAEFIYASNSGEENDTAASVRNSNGGGSGSIPFRRIVNDYIGAMALWSPFYSKINTFNSIVYVDWIFGLGFAKLNETNNGPEVRAGSPNPGLTVDESHTGLMWNVSSKFYVNTSWSVRADINGILYQAAPAREAGSESDQLYSNIDLTFSVQFDI, from the coding sequence ATGATCTTTGTATTATTTTTAACTTTTCTAACGATGAAAACTTTCGCGGCAGAAACGGATCTTTATAATTTTTCATGGCTTGATAAAGATAAAGAAATTTATGTTTTACAAAATCGTAAATTTAAAAAGGTAAATCGTTTCTACGTTAGTGGAGGTTTTGGGAAAACACTATCAGGTGCTTTCGTTGATTCTACATCTCTACAATTAAGAGCTGGTTATTTCTTTCATGAAGAGTGGGGGGCAGAGTTTATTTACGCTTCTAACTCAGGTGAAGAAAATGATACGGCCGCTTCAGTACGTAATAGTAATGGAGGAGGAAGTGGGTCTATTCCATTTCGTCGCATTGTAAATGATTACATCGGTGCGATGGCCCTGTGGTCACCATTTTATTCGAAAATTAATACATTTAACTCTATTGTCTATGTTGATTGGATCTTCGGTCTTGGTTTTGCAAAACTGAACGAAACAAATAATGGGCCTGAAGTTAGAGCTGGTTCACCAAACCCTGGCCTAACGGTTGATGAGTCGCATACTGGATTAATGTGGAATGTTTCATCTAAGTTTTATGTAAACACTTCTTGGAGTGTTAGAGCAGATATTAACGGAATCTTATATCAAGCGGCACCTGCTAGAGAAGCGGGATCAGAGTCAGATCAACTATATTCAAATATTGATCTAACTTTTTCTGTTCAATTTGATATTTAA
- a CDS encoding UvrD-helicase domain-containing protein produces the protein MAIQLNAEQEKAVKHDGGVLLNAGAGSGKTRVIIEHLAYLIEEKYTALEEQQVPDIGQYLKAYLSKIVVMTFTKEAAGELQSRMFDRFNDVEDKNKKKIIDEALESLGISTIHSFCLKLIKRGYIFGAPANLDIVDRFKINVKIEELTKQWFNRNLNNPKIEIFLKNIDALTSSMQFVFASPELRYEWQTLDVDHVEFNEEEYFENILGLLGCSEIFKCHYSSDTYSEEHAKKAWWKHLNASESFFSSNKYDWENIKKFCEVYKANKPRKSKGIPLEVGELIEDANKLLKFVEKEGENFDQFFANENIYREWLRLYKELFNYIQEHYYNYPGMDFSDIEYLTLKSLEESEESRRLCQENFDYIIVDEYQDTSPGQFQIIRHAIGDNFKKLMCVGDRKQAIYGFRGGEIAVFNQTEKLIPQNLYMSNNYRSEEAVVKFNNQFFDTIFGLGEKYQGHDQYSVKVDYQNFPADVKESALGSVKGHIVDLEMEVEGRLTSTVYDDIEASSIAELIEKKFKENPQEQICILYRTLAPSKQLISNLMSKKIPFVAQVKIPYGEDPLVIIFKAFINFLIEADKEGADSKRLQAIARYYNFIINGVCRHYYDEYREFTIEDLVKMKGTYKNSNVEYAFWSFVFDLGLSSSTYKNNSEKINGIIGGAKGDIDQIYKILKSLEKDSYSASFSYLSNANVRIMTTHASKGLEFDTIILGGIHTNGRTVVDTSKFGSLPGALSWGADIHTKKLNSSPDLILEKLIKKQKEFSESKRLFYVACTRAVENIEYFDISVNGKEVKHSDNSWIVPLRTHRLNEVECDDFSVAYEVSSSNRPPIYFMDALGIKNVESTTKLGLISELSVTKLSELALCSRKFYLNQVLKLDEDFKEFTKENEIETPSAFGVSDVERGNRLHFLVENLIKGKDLKFNSPQEQEIVEWVNEYIQKSAHEKILSEHQIKFSFFGQMITGIIDALVYQNNQVVEIWDFKSGLIDEDKLRSYFFQLKTYAFGLKLINENMASTINLKVLALDEKRIIEEKIEISNVENDLFEVWKTLSDLVGKRIKHCSSCLYGNLCHQ, from the coding sequence ATGGCCATTCAATTAAATGCAGAACAAGAAAAAGCAGTAAAGCATGATGGTGGTGTTCTTCTAAACGCTGGTGCAGGATCAGGGAAAACACGAGTAATTATCGAACACTTGGCTTATTTAATAGAGGAAAAGTATACGGCTTTGGAAGAACAACAGGTTCCTGATATTGGTCAATACTTGAAAGCTTATCTTTCTAAAATAGTCGTTATGACATTCACAAAAGAAGCCGCTGGAGAGCTTCAATCTCGTATGTTTGATCGCTTTAACGATGTTGAGGATAAAAATAAGAAGAAAATAATCGATGAGGCCCTCGAATCCTTAGGTATTTCAACGATCCATAGCTTCTGTTTAAAACTAATCAAGAGAGGCTATATCTTTGGTGCACCTGCTAATCTTGATATCGTCGATCGCTTTAAAATAAATGTAAAAATAGAAGAGCTTACAAAGCAGTGGTTTAATCGAAATCTTAATAATCCAAAAATAGAAATATTTCTAAAAAATATTGATGCACTTACTAGTTCGATGCAGTTTGTATTTGCTAGTCCTGAGTTACGATATGAGTGGCAAACACTTGATGTTGATCATGTTGAATTTAATGAAGAAGAATACTTTGAGAATATTTTAGGTCTTTTGGGATGTTCCGAAATTTTTAAATGTCATTACTCGAGTGATACCTATTCAGAAGAACACGCAAAAAAAGCATGGTGGAAGCATTTAAATGCAAGCGAGTCATTCTTTTCTTCTAATAAGTATGATTGGGAAAATATTAAAAAGTTTTGCGAAGTCTATAAGGCAAATAAGCCACGTAAATCCAAGGGGATACCACTTGAAGTTGGTGAGTTAATTGAAGATGCAAATAAATTACTAAAGTTTGTTGAAAAAGAAGGTGAAAACTTCGATCAATTTTTTGCTAATGAAAATATATATCGTGAGTGGTTAAGATTATATAAAGAACTATTTAATTATATTCAGGAACATTATTATAATTACCCCGGTATGGACTTCTCAGATATTGAATATTTAACTTTGAAATCTTTAGAGGAGTCAGAAGAGTCAAGAAGGCTCTGTCAGGAAAATTTCGATTATATTATTGTTGATGAGTATCAAGATACTTCACCAGGACAATTCCAAATAATACGTCATGCAATAGGTGATAATTTTAAAAAGCTTATGTGTGTTGGTGACAGGAAGCAGGCCATCTACGGTTTTCGTGGAGGTGAGATTGCCGTCTTTAATCAAACAGAAAAACTGATTCCTCAAAATCTCTATATGTCTAATAACTATCGATCAGAAGAAGCAGTTGTTAAATTTAATAACCAATTCTTTGATACCATCTTTGGTTTGGGTGAAAAATACCAAGGGCACGATCAATATAGTGTAAAGGTCGACTATCAAAACTTTCCAGCCGATGTGAAAGAGTCCGCTCTAGGTAGTGTTAAAGGGCATATTGTTGATCTTGAAATGGAGGTCGAAGGAAGACTTACCTCTACTGTATATGACGATATTGAAGCCAGCTCAATTGCTGAATTAATTGAAAAGAAGTTCAAGGAAAATCCACAAGAACAAATTTGTATTCTTTATCGTACTCTGGCCCCGTCAAAGCAATTGATTTCAAATTTAATGAGTAAGAAAATACCGTTTGTTGCTCAGGTTAAAATTCCATATGGTGAAGATCCGTTGGTAATTATCTTTAAGGCTTTTATTAATTTCTTGATTGAAGCAGATAAAGAAGGGGCGGATTCAAAGAGGTTACAGGCTATTGCTCGTTATTATAATTTTATAATTAATGGAGTATGTCGACATTACTACGACGAGTATCGAGAGTTTACAATTGAAGATCTCGTTAAGATGAAGGGTACGTACAAGAATAGTAATGTGGAGTATGCATTTTGGTCTTTTGTATTTGACCTCGGACTATCGAGTTCTACATATAAGAATAATTCAGAAAAGATAAATGGAATTATAGGTGGCGCTAAAGGAGATATAGATCAAATTTATAAAATCTTGAAGTCTCTTGAGAAGGACTCTTATAGTGCAAGCTTTTCATATCTATCTAATGCGAATGTAAGAATTATGACGACTCATGCTTCAAAGGGTCTTGAATTTGATACAATTATATTAGGTGGTATTCATACTAATGGACGTACTGTTGTTGATACATCAAAGTTTGGTTCACTTCCTGGGGCCTTGTCTTGGGGAGCTGATATACATACAAAGAAGTTAAACTCGTCTCCTGATTTAATTCTAGAAAAACTAATTAAAAAGCAAAAAGAGTTTTCAGAATCAAAACGACTATTCTATGTTGCCTGTACTCGGGCCGTTGAAAATATTGAGTATTTTGATATCAGTGTAAATGGGAAGGAAGTAAAGCATTCAGATAATAGCTGGATTGTACCTCTTCGGACTCATCGTCTAAACGAAGTAGAATGTGATGACTTTTCAGTTGCATATGAAGTTAGCTCGTCAAATCGACCACCAATCTATTTCATGGATGCACTTGGAATTAAAAATGTTGAATCAACTACAAAGCTAGGACTAATCTCAGAATTATCAGTTACAAAGTTATCTGAATTGGCCTTGTGCTCACGAAAGTTTTATTTAAACCAAGTTTTGAAATTAGATGAAGACTTTAAAGAATTCACAAAAGAGAATGAAATTGAAACTCCTTCTGCATTCGGTGTTTCTGATGTCGAGCGTGGAAATCGTCTGCATTTTCTTGTTGAAAACTTAATTAAGGGCAAGGACTTAAAATTTAACAGTCCTCAGGAACAAGAGATTGTGGAGTGGGTAAATGAATATATTCAAAAATCGGCCCACGAAAAGATTCTAAGTGAGCATCAAATTAAGTTTTCTTTCTTTGGCCAGATGATAACTGGTATTATAGATGCTTTAGTCTATCAAAATAATCAAGTAGTGGAGATCTGGGATTTTAAGTCAGGTCTAATTGATGAAGATAAGCTGAGATCATATTTCTTCCAGTTAAAAACCTATGCTTTTGGTCTGAAATTAATCAATGAAAATATGGCAAGTACTATAAATCTTAAAGTTTTGGCCCTTGATGAGAAGAGAATTATTGAAGAGAAAATTGAAATCAGTAATGTTGAAAATGATCTCTTCGAAGTGTGGAAAACACTAAGTGATTTGGTCGGAAAAAGAATTAAGCACTGTTCATCTTGTTTGTATGGAAATTTATGCCACCAATAA
- a CDS encoding PD-(D/E)XK nuclease family protein, whose amino-acid sequence MLSLYLYENQFDELLASNQNIKNWQIICPSPQRADLYRDILIRRGLASTCETITIAKFLSDHLELSESQTKLSKSELMVDLWTFWKSAVNDDYEKFHFSFELFTEVRSYDLSQNLIEELGQLETLEKECIAGLMRFHTYVENFNIVDEQKSYQLVSEQFRAEENIGYIFIGFDHLNANQIDMLKGMGNKAEVYVPISKEVFNQCDGKVFWPNWIETQQLKEEIEFENIDCEYISIPSGRSAEYFSELIRQDKQLISFSNSLDLSQVNSLLIPEKRFKTDFALFFSSVDQITSKIQEQLNLNGGVLSCDDIQKFLTKLSLLNFNEDNFIKLKTILSFKNEIKAYSEKATINEELRSSDLKLIKEVLGLNLPRTSVVNLTKDDTGTIGIRDNLLSLEDCENKYLYISKDDLGALTTAQRFSNDVLVIFSAFGPLQSKALDIASLRSLIRQFIQSGGKLILEEGLLHGNSIAESLFDGVNLNDYNLEVSKRLSFEKRAQQKASVGEKLSPSFIQTYIDCPKKWHLKYAQGVDLDVSSSAFIDRRYIGTINHSVIEAYVEKHESFSESILRELIKNTLNRFIVENSLLPERIDIESLRLAIESYCSSIIIKLLEIKKDKDVELIFERDISKVNEEYKGFIDLLIKKGNDYYVYDFKTSGGSIPNKTDIVDYRKIQLIAYYRAWSREHSLKGGGYLCLENLKDSFFIGDEVFFGEFHSKSKQIEEVDLDEFQDHMKEIIKEMGSVETWPARPMSNQTCTFCVANPVCAKGEMQ is encoded by the coding sequence GTGTTAAGTCTCTACTTATACGAGAATCAATTCGATGAATTGCTGGCCAGCAATCAGAACATTAAAAATTGGCAAATTATCTGTCCTTCACCACAAAGGGCCGATCTCTACCGAGATATTCTTATTCGTCGCGGACTCGCTTCCACTTGTGAAACCATAACAATTGCAAAATTCTTATCAGATCACCTAGAACTTAGTGAATCTCAAACAAAATTATCAAAATCTGAATTAATGGTAGACCTATGGACTTTTTGGAAGTCTGCTGTAAATGATGACTACGAAAAATTTCATTTTAGTTTCGAACTCTTCACTGAAGTACGCTCTTATGATCTAAGTCAAAATCTTATTGAAGAATTAGGTCAGTTAGAGACCCTGGAGAAGGAGTGTATTGCTGGGCTGATGAGATTTCATACATATGTTGAAAATTTCAATATAGTAGATGAACAAAAATCGTATCAATTAGTAAGTGAGCAATTTAGGGCCGAAGAGAATATCGGGTATATCTTTATTGGATTTGATCACCTTAATGCAAATCAAATAGATATGCTGAAAGGGATGGGGAATAAAGCAGAGGTCTATGTTCCAATTAGTAAGGAGGTCTTCAACCAATGTGATGGTAAAGTCTTTTGGCCAAATTGGATAGAGACGCAACAGTTGAAAGAGGAAATTGAGTTTGAAAATATTGATTGCGAATATATTTCAATTCCATCTGGACGAAGTGCAGAGTATTTTAGTGAACTGATAAGGCAGGACAAACAATTAATTAGTTTTTCAAACAGCTTAGATCTATCTCAAGTCAATTCGTTACTGATACCTGAAAAAAGGTTTAAAACTGATTTTGCATTATTTTTTAGTAGCGTTGATCAAATTACTTCAAAAATCCAAGAACAACTAAATCTCAATGGTGGAGTTTTAAGTTGTGATGATATTCAAAAGTTTTTAACTAAATTAAGTCTTCTAAATTTCAATGAAGATAATTTTATTAAATTGAAAACAATCCTGTCTTTTAAAAATGAAATTAAGGCTTACTCAGAAAAAGCGACGATTAACGAAGAACTCAGAAGCTCAGATCTAAAGTTAATTAAAGAAGTATTGGGGCTAAATCTTCCAAGAACATCTGTTGTTAATTTAACTAAAGATGACACGGGAACGATTGGAATAAGAGATAATCTTTTAAGTTTAGAAGATTGTGAAAATAAATATCTTTATATTTCAAAGGATGACTTAGGAGCTTTAACAACAGCACAAAGATTCTCAAATGATGTCTTAGTTATCTTTAGTGCTTTTGGTCCTCTTCAAAGTAAGGCCTTAGATATTGCAAGTTTGAGATCATTGATAAGACAATTTATTCAAAGTGGTGGAAAGCTCATTCTTGAGGAAGGTTTGCTCCACGGTAACTCTATAGCAGAGTCTCTTTTTGATGGCGTAAATCTTAACGATTATAATTTAGAAGTAAGTAAGAGACTGAGCTTTGAAAAGAGGGCCCAGCAAAAAGCGAGTGTCGGTGAGAAGTTGTCACCTTCATTTATTCAAACTTATATTGATTGTCCAAAGAAGTGGCACTTGAAATATGCACAAGGGGTTGATCTTGATGTTTCATCTTCGGCGTTTATTGATAGAAGATATATTGGGACAATTAATCACAGTGTAATTGAAGCGTATGTTGAAAAGCATGAAAGCTTTAGTGAATCTATATTGAGAGAGTTAATTAAAAACACATTGAATCGTTTTATTGTTGAGAACTCGCTACTTCCAGAAAGAATTGATATTGAAAGTTTAAGGCTTGCGATTGAATCATATTGTTCGTCTATTATTATAAAGTTGTTAGAAATAAAGAAAGACAAAGATGTCGAATTAATTTTTGAAAGAGATATTTCAAAAGTTAATGAAGAGTATAAAGGTTTCATTGATCTTTTAATTAAAAAAGGAAATGACTATTATGTTTATGACTTTAAGACATCTGGAGGTTCAATACCTAATAAAACAGATATCGTTGATTATCGAAAAATTCAGCTTATAGCATATTATAGAGCATGGTCACGTGAACATTCATTAAAAGGTGGCGGATATCTCTGTCTTGAAAACTTGAAGGACTCATTCTTTATTGGGGATGAAGTTTTCTTTGGAGAGTTTCATTCAAAGTCTAAACAGATCGAAGAAGTTGATCTTGATGAATTCCAGGATCACATGAAAGAAATTATTAAAGAAATGGGCTCGGTAGAGACTTGGCCAGCAAGACCAATGAGTAATCAAACATGTACTTTCTGTGTCGCTAATCCTGTCTGTGCAAAAGGAGAGATGCAATAA
- a CDS encoding Hsp33 family molecular chaperone HslO: protein MIKESRLFNFINKEKTFAISFLEGQKVIHDLALIHGVNQQGFAFLRDITLSILPMINFLKPQENMGIFLDSQEPYFRFKLEMNQAGFFRTLILPEELPEMPKKISGHLRTAKQFPHSKSPYTSIIEVKNKNVNGIINDFFKRSYQMNSAIILSEDSDQVALITKLPEVNVDKEEVIESVSLDQFLAENKESLDTIFKEALNEEGPIQEKFESLGYDYLTSTEIKFKCSCSRDRMVTGVASVVRSSGFDDVFHEDLSVETKCDYCKTAYLITKEEVTNLLNLQ from the coding sequence GTGATTAAAGAAAGTCGTCTATTCAACTTCATTAATAAAGAAAAAACATTTGCAATCTCTTTCTTAGAGGGGCAGAAGGTTATTCACGATCTTGCACTAATTCACGGTGTCAACCAGCAAGGCTTTGCATTTTTAAGAGATATTACTCTTTCAATTCTTCCAATGATCAACTTTCTTAAGCCACAGGAAAATATGGGGATCTTTTTAGATTCACAAGAACCATATTTTAGATTCAAACTTGAAATGAATCAGGCAGGCTTCTTTAGAACTCTAATTCTTCCAGAAGAGTTACCAGAGATGCCAAAAAAGATCTCAGGACACCTTAGAACTGCTAAGCAATTTCCTCATTCTAAATCTCCTTATACAAGTATCATTGAAGTTAAAAATAAAAATGTAAATGGAATCATTAATGACTTTTTTAAAAGATCATATCAAATGAATTCAGCAATTATTCTTAGTGAGGATAGTGACCAAGTTGCACTGATAACAAAACTTCCAGAAGTAAATGTCGATAAGGAAGAAGTTATTGAGTCTGTCAGCCTCGATCAATTTCTTGCTGAAAACAAAGAGTCTTTAGATACAATATTCAAAGAAGCACTTAATGAAGAAGGTCCAATTCAAGAGAAGTTTGAATCACTAGGTTATGATTACCTTACTTCAACTGAGATTAAATTTAAGTGCAGCTGTTCTCGTGATCGTATGGTTACAGGAGTGGCCAGTGTTGTAAGATCAAGTGGCTTTGACGATGTTTTCCACGAAGACCTATCGGTAGAAACAAAATGTGACTACTGTAAAACTGCATACCTTATTACAAAAGAAGAAGTTACAAACTTACTTAATCTACAATAG
- a CDS encoding heterodisulfide reductase-related iron-sulfur binding cluster, translated as MNQTLDAATREIFWNIPYSFKVVMYILFFAAVFVMFKGLYEKAKFITGKKGFDAVKGLKDLFPEKLNWSSFFKTMLLTGKVPRFLNVAIFHGLIFWGFVILWIATDLVAIHADTPFKIYKGNVYIVISFLADIAGLMVLTGIALAYKRRYIDKPDYLKATKPKQELFMYSMLIALVVLGYLIEGVRIMGTGMPVGEATWSPVGWFLATLFQGIPLSEKAWAYTYRGMWMVHMANTMLFVAACGTTKFSHIFVLPFAALVTPKRRGALLDPMDFEDETAETFGLGKLSELTIKNKLDLLACVECGRCTQVCPANIAERPLDPKTIITKARDLAFDTAAKGETDADFWENSTYSAIELDSCTTCGACMEECPANIEHVDIIMGAKRYKTLTLGEVPADAATAVQKVQINGNPWGISQDDRFKWADGLDVPVIEAGKKVDYLYYVGCAGSYDASNQKVVQDTVKLLKKAGVDFAVMGKTEKCNGDPIRRIGDEYSFFEIAIENIANMNQYDFDKVVTHCPHCLHTIGKEYAKFDDGDFDTVHHTELLADLLRSGKLKPEKKVEENLTFHDPCYLGRHHGEYNAPRQILEATGVEIKEMDKTKDTALCCGMGGGNMWYEVEEGNDPAVNRLAHVGEKKVEKLATACSFCMINFKGGISEKTGTENLEIEDVASILAKTID; from the coding sequence ATGAATCAAACTCTTGATGCTGCTACGCGAGAAATATTTTGGAATATTCCATACTCGTTTAAGGTTGTCATGTACATCCTATTTTTTGCAGCGGTCTTTGTTATGTTCAAAGGGCTTTATGAAAAAGCCAAATTTATTACAGGTAAGAAAGGATTCGATGCTGTAAAAGGCTTAAAAGATCTTTTCCCTGAAAAGTTAAACTGGAGCTCGTTTTTCAAAACGATGCTTCTAACAGGAAAAGTGCCTCGTTTCTTAAATGTTGCAATCTTCCACGGCCTTATTTTCTGGGGATTTGTAATTCTCTGGATTGCTACTGACCTAGTTGCAATTCATGCCGACACTCCTTTTAAAATCTATAAAGGTAATGTTTACATCGTAATCTCATTCCTCGCTGATATTGCAGGTCTAATGGTTCTTACCGGAATCGCTCTTGCATACAAAAGAAGATATATTGATAAGCCTGACTACTTAAAAGCCACTAAGCCAAAGCAAGAATTATTTATGTACAGTATGCTAATTGCTCTTGTCGTTCTTGGTTACTTAATTGAAGGTGTAAGAATCATGGGAACAGGTATGCCTGTTGGTGAAGCAACATGGTCTCCTGTTGGATGGTTCCTTGCTACATTATTCCAAGGCATTCCACTTTCAGAGAAAGCTTGGGCATATACTTATCGTGGAATGTGGATGGTTCACATGGCAAATACAATGCTATTTGTTGCTGCTTGTGGAACAACTAAATTTTCTCATATTTTTGTTCTACCATTTGCTGCCCTTGTTACACCAAAAAGACGCGGGGCCCTTCTTGATCCAATGGACTTTGAAGATGAAACAGCAGAAACATTTGGTTTAGGTAAACTTTCTGAGTTAACAATTAAAAACAAGCTTGATCTTCTAGCATGTGTTGAATGTGGGCGTTGTACACAAGTATGTCCGGCCAATATCGCAGAAAGACCACTAGATCCAAAAACAATTATCACAAAAGCACGTGATCTTGCTTTTGATACAGCAGCTAAAGGTGAAACCGATGCTGACTTCTGGGAAAACTCGACTTACTCAGCAATCGAGCTAGACTCTTGTACAACTTGTGGTGCCTGTATGGAAGAATGTCCTGCAAATATCGAGCACGTTGACATCATCATGGGTGCAAAGAGATATAAGACTCTTACACTTGGTGAAGTTCCAGCAGATGCTGCGACAGCTGTTCAAAAGGTTCAAATCAATGGAAACCCTTGGGGAATCTCACAAGATGATCGCTTTAAGTGGGCAGATGGACTTGATGTTCCTGTAATCGAAGCAGGAAAGAAAGTTGATTATTTATACTATGTTGGTTGTGCTGGTTCATACGATGCATCTAACCAAAAAGTAGTTCAAGATACTGTTAAACTCCTAAAGAAGGCAGGCGTAGACTTTGCTGTAATGGGGAAAACTGAAAAGTGTAATGGTGACCCAATCAGAAGAATTGGTGATGAATACTCTTTCTTTGAAATCGCAATTGAGAATATTGCCAATATGAATCAATATGACTTTGATAAGGTTGTAACTCACTGCCCTCACTGTCTTCATACTATTGGTAAAGAATACGCGAAATTTGATGATGGTGACTTCGATACAGTTCACCACACAGAACTTCTCGCAGACCTTCTACGCTCAGGAAAACTAAAGCCAGAGAAAAAAGTAGAAGAAAATCTTACTTTCCATGATCCTTGCTACCTTGGTCGCCATCACGGTGAATACAACGCACCAAGACAAATTCTTGAAGCAACAGGTGTTGAAATCAAGGAAATGGATAAGACTAAAGACACTGCTCTATGCTGCGGTATGGGTGGTGGAAACATGTGGTACGAAGTTGAGGAAGGAAATGATCCTGCCGTTAACAGACTTGCCCATGTTGGAGAGAAGAAAGTTGAGAAATTAGCTACGGCCTGCTCTTTCTGTATGATAAACTTTAAGGGTGGAATTAGCGAAAAGACAGGTACAGAAAACCTTGAGATTGAGGACGTTGCCTCAATTCTTGCAAAAACTATCGATTAA